A region from the Vicia villosa cultivar HV-30 ecotype Madison, WI linkage group LG3, Vvil1.0, whole genome shotgun sequence genome encodes:
- the LOC131658396 gene encoding triacylglycerol lipase 2-like, with protein sequence MANIVEISLISILLICITAAAHERKSFSNDFSTLSQVNGDGICKTLVETQGYKCEEHTVITNDGYILSLQRIPTGRSGKKADKPPVLLQHGLLCKFNSYTIFQDAVVWMLNSPEESLGFILADNGFDVWLVNGRGTKYSTGHTSLTPNDAAYWEWTWDELAGYDLPASVEYVFNHTGQKMHYAGHSQGTLVALVNLSQGKLLNMLRSAALLSPIAHMNHVASQVTKLAAQLFLANDVYWLGLREFIPYSRELTKRVDGICSTLKLSCGDIISLITGPNCCVNASRVHLFFQHELHPTATKNMIHLSQMIRTGQIAKYDYRFLNTLHYRQMVPPTYDMTKIPKDFPLFISYGGKDYLSDVQDVKVLLNDLNNHDATKLVVLYKDEYAHLDFVAAFDAKQVVYDPMIAFYNNL encoded by the exons ATGGCCAACATTGTAGAAATTAGTCTTATCTCAATACTCTTGATTTGCATAACAGCAGCCGCACACGAAAGAAAGTCATTTTCCAATGATTTTTCAACACTCTCCCAAGTTAATGGGGATGGTATCTGCAAGACGTTGGTAGAGACACAAGGTTACAAATGTGAAGAACATACG GTAATAACAAATGATGGTTACATCTTGAGCCTGCAAAGAATCCCGACTGGACGGTCCGGTAAGAAAGCCGACAAGCCACCTGTGCTACTACAACACGGTCTCTTATGT AAATTTAACTCCTATACAATATTTCAGGATGCTGTAGTATGGATGCTCAATTCTCCCGAAGAATCATTGGGATTTATTTTAGCAGACAATGGATTTGATGTGTGGCTTGTTAATGGTCGTGGCACAAAATATAGCACCGGACACACATCATTAACTCCTAATGACGCG GCTTATTGGGAATGGACATGGGATGAACTAGCTGGTTATGATCTTCCTGCATCAGTAGAATATGTGTTCAATCATACTGGTCAAAAAATGCATTATGCAGGTCATTCTCAG GGTACTTTAGTGGCTTTGGTTAATTTATCTCAAGGGAAACTTCTGAATATGTTGAGATCAGCTGCATTACTAAGTCCAATTGCTCATATGAATCATGTTGCTTCACAAGTAACAAAACTTGCTGCACAACTTTTTTTAGCTAAT GATGTGTACTGGTTAGGTTTGCGTGAATTCATTCCTTATTC GAGGGAACTAACAAAACGTGTGGATGGAATATGCTCCACTCTAAAGCTATCTTGCGGAGACATAATCTCATTGATCACTG GTCCGAATTGCTGCGTAAATGCTTCTAGAGTGCACTTATTTTTTCAACACGAACTACACCCAACAGCGACAAAGAACATGATCCATCTATCTCAAA TGATCCGAACAGGACAGATAGCAAAGTATGATTACAGATTTCTAAATACACTACACTATAGACAAATGGTTCCTCCAACTTATGACATGACTAAGATCCCAAAAGACTTCCCTCTTTTTATCAGCTATGGAGGGAAAGATTATCTATCTGATGTACAAGATGTGAAAGTTTTGCTCAATGATCTCAACAATCATGATGCTACCAAGCTCGTGGTATTGTATAAAGATGAATATGCACATCTTGATTTTGTTGCGGCTTTTGATGCTAAGCAAGTTGTTTATGATCCTATGATAGCTTTTTATAACAACTTATGA